The genomic window TCCCGCTTTTACAAGCGGGAGCCGGGGTTTCCCCCATCCCTAACCCCATGAAATAACGAAGGTTTACCTGCTGCTGTCTGGCAGGCCTCCCAACAGGTCACTTCCGAAAAGATCCCCCTGCCCCTTCCCCGGTGGTGCGGGCAATGGTTTTCAGGTGAAATACTTGCTCCAAAGAAACCTTTGAAAAAGGCCCATTGTCACTCCAGCTCATGAGTCAGTTATAGTTGAAATTTGGGGGCCGAGGATTAACGCTTTCGATCTTTTTCTCCTTGGCGGGAGGGCGCCGTGGTTTTCGCGGCTTATCAGTGGGGGAAGCCGGTGTCCCCCGCTGATAAGCCGCTGAAAACACCAGCCCGGGAGCCTCGGAACGAAAGAAAAGGCGCCATCAGCCCTTGAGGGAAATATCCGGTGATCCTTGGCTTGGACGGTGCATCGCCCGCCAGCCGGGTGTCTGGCGGGAACGGTAGCGGAGGGAACATCCTTTTGCCCTTCACCTATCGGGTGCTCTCAGGATGCTTTAACATATTGTAATAAGGGTCAATTTCATCATCAACGCATAATTTGGGTTCAATATATTTCTGCTAAAAAGAAAGGAGAAATAGATCATTCCTGCAATCTTAAAGGTCCTCACAGTATTCATCATCGTTCTTTCGCTCAACAGGCTGAAAGTCCAATTGAGCCTCTCCCTTCTCTTGGGGGCATTGGTCCTGGCCCTGTGGATGGGGCTCGCTCCCCTCCAGTGGGCCCTTATCGCCGTCAGGGCCGCCGCCCAGCCTCAGACCGTGAGCCTTTTGCTGGTGGTAGGCTTGATCCTCATCATGAGCAGGCTCATGAAAGAGGCGGGCCAGATGGACAGGCTGGTTAAGAGTTTCTCCCGGTTCACCCGGGATACCCGCAAGGTGGGATCCGTTATCGCCGCCCTGATCGGTCTCCTGCCTATGCCGGGCGGTGCCCTCTTCTCCGCTCCTCTGGTGGAGGCCTCCCTCTCCGATCACGAGCTCACGGGAGAGCAGAAGACGGTCGTCAACTACTGGTTCAGGCACATCTGGGAATACTGGTGGCCTCTGTACCCTGGGGTGGTGCTGGCTGTGGCCCTCCTGGAGGTGGATACTTGGCAGTTCATGGTCACTATGATGCCCATGACCTTGCTCTCAGTGCTGGCAGGGGCCGTTTTTATCCTCCAGCCCATCCGGAACGAAAGGGTACCGGAGAAAAGGAGAGTATCGTTTAAGGCCGTTCGGGAATTCGTCCTGGAGATCATGCCGATCCTGATCGTCATCCTGGTGATTAT from Deltaproteobacteria bacterium includes these protein-coding regions:
- a CDS encoding DUF401 family protein, translating into MIPAILKVLTVFIIVLSLNRLKVQLSLSLLLGALVLALWMGLAPLQWALIAVRAAAQPQTVSLLLVVGLILIMSRLMKEAGQMDRLVKSFSRFTRDTRKVGSVIAALIGLLPMPGGALFSAPLVEASLSDHELTGEQKTVVNYWFRHIWEYWWPLYPGVVLAVALLEVDTWQFMVTMMPMTLLSVLAGAVFILQPIRNERVPEKRRVSFKAVREFVLEIMPILIVILVIIFLGGVTAVMNRLGFHLKIPGSVSILPGLLASLCWVCRTNRIPFGRIKNAVLDKGLLPLLLLLLTIMIFKSTLIESRAVLQIRDELIAYRIPLTLVVMFIPFISGLVTGVAVGFVGTSFPLVISMFPSHSLFEYLSYAALAYTFGYMGMMLSPVHLCFLVTKDYYRADMMKSYRRLILPVLSVLSVVTLLFFLTRLLLH